One genomic window of Candidatus Kuenenia stuttgartiensis includes the following:
- a CDS encoding OmpP1/FadL family transporter: MSRKGLLKGIAVPLCVLFVICIIPNAYGSGFAIFTQGATALGQANAVIANSDSPSAIFFNPALINKLDGTQIEAGTTVLLPSNEFRSDLSGKTFKTEEDVFFPSTVFITHKFNDKVSAGLGVFNSFGLGIDWGDDWEGRYIATNSELQTFNINPVVSYQIMPNIAFAAGVNYVLLDTTLEKQINLSPYGLSDAGQQFDGDGDGIGYNLGFIYDINEDISIGTSYRSKIEVDIDGDADFDLPNGTPSLISTLFQNTGGNADLTLPQQAHVGITYRGIDCLTLETGLRWEGWSSFDELKINLDQPVAGSKTSVTEKDWKDTYSVNLGAKYQINKTFALLAGYLYSGNPVPDKTFDPIVPDANTHLITLGTNIKFKQFRIDIAYGYQRLEGRSKNNSIDDNPSDSLVNSATSASGKYDSDLHLIGISLVYNF; encoded by the coding sequence ATGAGTCGAAAAGGATTATTGAAAGGAATAGCTGTTCCTCTCTGTGTATTGTTTGTCATTTGTATCATTCCAAACGCGTATGGTTCCGGCTTCGCGATCTTTACCCAAGGGGCTACCGCACTCGGACAGGCAAATGCCGTAATTGCCAACTCTGATAGCCCGTCGGCTATCTTTTTTAATCCTGCATTGATTAATAAACTCGACGGGACACAGATAGAAGCTGGGACGACCGTGCTTTTGCCTTCTAATGAATTTAGAAGTGATTTATCCGGAAAGACTTTTAAAACAGAAGAAGACGTGTTTTTCCCCTCCACGGTTTTTATCACCCATAAGTTCAATGATAAGGTTAGTGCCGGACTGGGCGTCTTTAACTCTTTTGGATTGGGAATTGACTGGGGTGATGATTGGGAAGGAAGGTATATAGCTACCAATTCAGAATTACAAACCTTTAATATAAACCCCGTGGTTTCATATCAGATAATGCCAAATATCGCATTCGCGGCAGGAGTTAACTACGTTCTGCTCGATACTACTTTAGAGAAACAGATAAATCTGTCTCCCTACGGGCTATCCGACGCCGGACAACAATTTGACGGAGATGGTGATGGCATTGGATATAATCTTGGCTTTATCTACGACATTAACGAAGATATTTCCATCGGTACATCGTACCGCAGCAAAATCGAGGTTGATATTGATGGCGACGCCGATTTTGACCTTCCCAACGGTACCCCTTCACTAATCAGCACACTATTTCAAAATACCGGAGGCAATGCAGACCTGACACTTCCGCAACAGGCTCATGTGGGAATTACCTATAGAGGCATAGACTGTCTTACGCTGGAAACTGGTTTGAGATGGGAAGGTTGGTCTTCCTTTGACGAATTAAAGATAAATCTTGATCAGCCGGTTGCCGGCAGTAAAACATCCGTTACCGAAAAAGATTGGAAAGATACCTATTCAGTAAATCTTGGCGCCAAATATCAGATAAATAAAACATTTGCATTGCTTGCAGGTTACCTGTACAGCGGAAACCCTGTACCCGACAAAACTTTTGACCCCATTGTCCCCGATGCCAATACACATCTTATTACCCTCGGAACCAATATTAAATTCAAACAATTCAGAATCGACATAGCATATGGTTATCAGCGGCTCGAAGGCAGGAGTAAAAACAATTCCATTGATGACAATCCCTCTGACTCCCTGGTAAATAGTGCCACCAGCGCGAGTGGAAAGTATGATAGTGATCTCCACTTGATTGGTATCAGCCTGGTGTATAATTTTTGA
- the holB gene encoding DNA polymerase III subunit delta', whose product MSFAKIIGQEQVLSLFKNALKNERLAHAYIFAGQEGIGKMSFARELAKKIFCQSGKIDGACDNCNICKRIDADNFTDIFFLLPEKNHRVIKLEQLKYLQEILFVKPLESKHKIVIVEDADKMNEEASNCLLKTLEEPPLYAIILLIVTSLESVSETIKSRCQVVRFSPLSLKAMENILTDRFQLDKQLAAQLALISGGSLKRAAMFMEANALEKKHWLAEKLFEVSLKDNLTFSKELLNEWNIQDMEVLEEKRSHVKELFLLFLMYYRDILICKAGGEHFLLYYDDWKDALIAKSKSLSEKTLFKILERIKTSLKYLDCNANINLLIENMITEILYLQSDPKAWFAQ is encoded by the coding sequence ATGTCTTTTGCGAAAATAATTGGCCAGGAGCAGGTTTTATCTTTATTTAAAAATGCCCTTAAAAATGAACGTTTAGCGCATGCTTACATCTTTGCCGGGCAGGAAGGGATTGGCAAAATGTCGTTTGCAAGGGAGTTGGCAAAGAAGATATTTTGCCAATCGGGCAAAATCGACGGCGCGTGTGACAATTGCAATATATGTAAAAGGATTGATGCCGATAATTTTACGGATATCTTTTTTCTGTTACCAGAGAAAAACCATCGGGTAATTAAATTAGAACAATTAAAATATCTACAGGAAATTCTTTTTGTAAAACCTTTAGAATCAAAGCACAAAATTGTCATTGTCGAAGATGCGGACAAGATGAATGAGGAAGCCTCTAACTGCTTGCTGAAAACATTAGAAGAACCGCCATTATATGCCATTATATTATTAATAGTAACTTCTTTGGAATCTGTCAGTGAAACGATAAAGTCAAGATGCCAGGTAGTGAGGTTCTCCCCGCTATCACTAAAAGCAATGGAGAATATACTCACTGACCGGTTCCAATTAGATAAACAACTGGCCGCACAACTTGCTTTAATCTCCGGTGGCAGCCTTAAAAGAGCTGCAATGTTTATGGAGGCAAACGCTCTGGAAAAGAAACATTGGCTTGCAGAAAAACTTTTTGAGGTAAGTTTGAAGGATAATCTGACCTTTTCCAAAGAGCTATTAAATGAATGGAATATACAGGACATGGAAGTGTTGGAGGAAAAAAGATCGCATGTAAAAGAACTCTTTTTGCTGTTTTTGATGTATTACCGGGACATACTTATTTGTAAAGCAGGCGGGGAGCATTTTCTTCTCTATTACGATGACTGGAAGGATGCCTTGATAGCGAAAAGTAAATCTCTGTCAGAAAAGACCCTGTTTAAGATTTTAGAGAGAATAAAAACTTCTTTAAAGTATCTCGACTGTAATGCCAATATCAATTTATTGATTGAGAATATGATTACCGAGATACTTTACCTTCAATCTGACCCTAAGGCCTGGTTTGCGCAATAA
- a CDS encoding B12-binding domain-containing radical SAM protein, which yields MKKLLLINPVGRRSGYLLSKFSTFPPLGLAYVAAVTPSNWNVKIVDENFDKFVFEEADLVAITAFTTTISRAYEIARMYRERKTKVVMGGIHVSMLPDEALQYADAVLIGEAEGIWERVINDFENNRLSSKYVGVQMDLTTFKTTPRHDLLHPDYFWHSVQTSRGCPFNCYFCSVSKHLGKAYRQRKPQEILNELEEIKGKYITFVDDNLIGYTTESKARAMELFKGMIQRKLHKRWWMQTSINAADDERVIELAAQSGCLYVFIGFETISQGMLKDMKKGINLKIGVENYKKVVDRFHKYGIGVLGAFIIGNDNESSLYYKKLADFLVQSGIDIVQITLLTPLPGTQLMDQLRGEGRLLYQNFPQDWDKYRFSYLVHPPQGVEIDTVYIGNNYIKNRIYSFPTFQFRLMKSFLKLKSMRNFYAIYKSNKAGKKSWLNSHYHQKYPSVFKSDSEF from the coding sequence ATGAAAAAACTTTTATTAATAAATCCAGTAGGTCGCAGAAGTGGTTATCTCCTGAGTAAATTTTCCACCTTTCCTCCATTAGGTCTGGCCTATGTAGCCGCAGTGACTCCCTCAAATTGGAATGTTAAAATTGTAGATGAAAATTTTGATAAGTTTGTGTTTGAAGAAGCGGACCTGGTGGCTATCACTGCCTTTACTACTACGATTAGCCGTGCTTACGAAATTGCACGTATGTATCGTGAACGAAAAACAAAGGTGGTTATGGGGGGAATACACGTCTCGATGCTTCCGGACGAGGCGCTACAGTATGCTGATGCGGTATTAATTGGTGAGGCGGAAGGTATATGGGAAAGGGTGATTAACGATTTTGAAAATAATCGTCTGTCCTCAAAATATGTAGGCGTTCAAATGGACTTAACCACGTTTAAAACCACTCCCCGTCATGATCTCCTGCACCCTGACTATTTCTGGCATTCTGTGCAGACTTCACGCGGATGCCCGTTTAATTGTTACTTCTGCTCGGTATCTAAGCATCTTGGTAAAGCATATCGCCAACGTAAGCCCCAGGAGATACTGAATGAACTTGAGGAGATAAAGGGAAAATATATAACCTTTGTGGACGATAATCTGATTGGTTATACCACGGAGAGTAAAGCCCGGGCTATGGAATTGTTTAAGGGCATGATCCAGCGGAAATTACATAAGAGGTGGTGGATGCAGACCTCTATTAATGCAGCAGATGATGAGAGAGTAATTGAACTGGCAGCCCAATCCGGATGCTTGTATGTGTTTATCGGTTTTGAGACCATCAGCCAGGGAATGCTAAAGGACATGAAAAAAGGGATTAATCTGAAGATTGGCGTGGAAAATTATAAAAAAGTAGTTGATCGTTTTCACAAGTACGGAATAGGGGTATTAGGGGCATTTATAATTGGCAATGATAATGAATCTTCTCTATATTATAAAAAATTAGCTGATTTTTTAGTCCAATCGGGAATTGATATTGTTCAGATCACATTGCTTACTCCCCTCCCCGGCACCCAGTTGATGGATCAACTGCGAGGAGAGGGCAGATTACTTTATCAAAACTTCCCACAAGATTGGGATAAATACCGCTTCTCTTATCTGGTACATCCGCCACAAGGTGTGGAGATAGATACCGTATATATAGGCAACAATTATATCAAGAATCGAATATATTCTTTTCCTACATTCCAGTTTCGCCTTATGAAATCATTTCTTAAATTAAAGAGCATGAGAAATTTCTACGCCATTTACAAGTCTAATAAGGCAGGTAAAAAGAGCTGGCTAAATTCACACTATCACCAAAAATATCCATCCGTTTTTAAATCTGATTCTGAATTCTAA
- a CDS encoding HD family phosphohydrolase gives MKTPKIDNRPLYNSRIIDTYIKLIKRNYSYINVGELLNYAGMESYQVTDEGHWFTQEQVDLFYERLVKLTGNKNIAREAGRYAASPEAIGIMRQYVLGLVGPAKAYEIAGKYAHNFTKSAIYKSTKRGTNKVEITVVPNEGVSEKPFQCENRIGFFEAIAMVFNYRLPGVEHPECLFKGGRVCRYIVSWKESPSSFWKKIRNYAIIFFAAACLSSYFMHPWITPITVFPISVFAVLLLTLYAGIIEKRELNAAINSLRDSSDKLLEQVDVNYNNALMINEMGMAVSKQMEIDGILSNVIQVFEKRLDYDRGLILLANQDKTRLVFRTGFGYTDELLSVLKNTCFRLNRPPSKGVFVVSFREQKPFLINDITEIETTLSPHSLDLAKKMGTKSFICCPIVYEKNSLGVLVVDNIKTKKPFRQSDISLLMGIASEIGISIHNATLIEAKERQFKSILLVLAASIDARDSLTAGHSEKVTEYALGICNELNMPKDYCEMIRVAALLHDYGKIGIKDSVLKKEGKLDIEERNEIETHTTKTRKILEQINFEGIYTEVPYIAECHHEKIDGSGYPKGIKGEDIPLGAKIIAVADFFEAITSKRHYRDPMPIDIAFQLLKEEGKIHFDKNVIEAFISYYNRGNND, from the coding sequence ATGAAAACGCCAAAGATAGACAATAGGCCTTTATATAACAGCCGTATAATAGATACTTATATTAAGCTTATTAAAAGAAACTATAGTTATATAAATGTAGGTGAACTTTTAAACTATGCCGGAATGGAATCTTACCAGGTTACTGACGAAGGTCACTGGTTTACCCAGGAGCAGGTAGACCTCTTTTACGAAAGGCTGGTAAAACTAACGGGAAATAAAAATATTGCCCGTGAAGCAGGCAGGTATGCGGCATCACCGGAAGCTATAGGAATAATGAGACAGTATGTCCTTGGCCTTGTTGGTCCGGCAAAAGCCTATGAGATAGCAGGGAAGTACGCTCATAATTTCACTAAATCGGCAATCTATAAATCAACAAAAAGAGGAACCAATAAAGTAGAAATTACGGTTGTTCCGAATGAGGGTGTCAGCGAAAAACCATTCCAATGTGAAAACAGAATTGGTTTTTTTGAGGCTATTGCCATGGTATTTAATTATAGATTGCCAGGGGTAGAACATCCAGAATGCCTTTTTAAAGGGGGAAGGGTTTGCCGTTATATAGTTTCATGGAAAGAATCACCATCATCTTTTTGGAAAAAAATAAGAAATTACGCAATCATATTTTTTGCAGCAGCGTGCCTTAGTTCTTATTTCATGCATCCATGGATAACGCCGATAACGGTTTTTCCAATTTCCGTTTTTGCTGTTTTGTTATTAACCCTCTATGCTGGAATCATCGAAAAAAGGGAATTAAATGCAGCTATAAACAGCCTGAGAGATTCGTCCGATAAGCTTTTGGAACAGGTTGATGTGAATTATAACAACGCCCTTATGATAAACGAAATGGGCATGGCCGTTAGCAAGCAGATGGAGATTGATGGTATTCTGTCAAACGTCATACAAGTTTTTGAGAAAAGACTTGATTATGATCGTGGTTTGATTCTTTTGGCAAATCAGGATAAAACGAGACTGGTCTTTCGCACAGGTTTCGGATATACAGATGAATTGTTAAGCGTGCTGAAGAATACCTGTTTCCGTTTAAACAGACCCCCATCAAAAGGGGTGTTTGTCGTTTCCTTTCGTGAACAAAAACCCTTTTTGATAAATGATATTACTGAAATAGAGACTACCCTTTCCCCGCACAGTTTGGATTTGGCTAAAAAAATGGGGACCAAGTCCTTTATCTGTTGCCCCATAGTTTACGAGAAAAATTCGTTAGGGGTCCTCGTTGTAGATAATATAAAGACAAAAAAACCATTCCGCCAGAGTGATATAAGTTTGTTAATGGGTATTGCTTCAGAAATCGGGATAAGCATTCATAATGCCACTCTTATCGAGGCGAAGGAACGACAATTCAAGTCCATACTCCTGGTTCTGGCCGCCAGTATCGATGCCCGCGATTCCCTGACGGCCGGACATTCTGAAAAGGTTACAGAATATGCCCTGGGCATCTGCAATGAATTAAATATGCCAAAGGATTATTGCGAAATGATCAGAGTGGCCGCGCTACTGCATGATTATGGCAAGATAGGCATCAAAGACTCTGTCTTAAAGAAAGAGGGGAAACTGGACATCGAAGAGCGTAATGAGATAGAAACGCATACGACAAAAACCAGGAAAATATTAGAACAGATAAACTTTGAGGGCATTTATACGGAGGTTCCCTACATTGCAGAGTGCCATCATGAAAAGATCGATGGAAGCGGCTATCCAAAAGGTATTAAGGGAGAAGATATTCCCCTGGGAGCCAAAATAATCGCGGTGGCTGACTTTTTTGAAGCTATCACATCAAAACGTCATTACCGGGACCCGATGCCCATTGATATAGCGTTTCAGCTTTTAAAAGAGGAAGGTAAAATACATTTTGACAAAAATGTTATAGAGGCATTTATTAGTTATTATAACAGGGGAAATAACGACTAA
- a CDS encoding PilZ domain-containing protein, with amino-acid sequence MVSLQEIIQLAQNIRLDNQPGDWKTVSKKHLINILNYIHFQSGTILINFKHLKYNNIISLQARPKPCLDDSFDCIWLRPKGLKLNAYEFLDIFLTEGEKLIRIKTDVMAIREEGIRFSLPDTCYELGHQRVKRYSCEGVQVDFIQNGTVFSGRLLDFGAVSFCVEVSTVPPQSFYWVNPECPVYIVFKDEQDTFYSGSCRITRQTDGQKTRSFILESIDKQMRRFKPKKYRSSRHKLIPSPNIIFLHPLTSKMINLEVEDLAGSGLSVKEYYYNSILLPGIIVPELFIEFADGFKLKCKAQVVYRNTARTKDSTMFVRCGIAFLDMDIHDQGRLSGILHHVANKKTYACNWVDLDALWKFFFETGFVYPGKYALMHNNKERFKETYEKLYIKNPGIARHFIYQSNGIIHGHISILRFYENTWLLHHHAASRSSDSMAGLVVLGQVERYINDFHRLYSTHMNYVICYFRPDNRFPHRVFGGVTESIHDPKGSSIDPFAYFHHHKNANQVEMSALWSLTKVQPEDLTELESFYEYTSGGLMIHALDLEQSMLDSDELSREYQRLGFKRERRLFSLKKEGILKAFIMLNISDTGLNMSDLTNCIHIIVLESEDVPRDALYSCLYKLSNYYEQEKIPILLYPVSYAEEQSIPYDKVYNLWILNMQYTDQYFEFMEGLFSRVQKDRFKNSANFG; translated from the coding sequence GTGGTTAGCCTTCAAGAGATTATTCAACTAGCTCAAAACATCCGCCTGGACAATCAGCCGGGAGACTGGAAGACGGTCAGCAAAAAACATTTGATCAACATTTTGAACTATATTCACTTCCAGTCCGGCACCATCCTTATAAATTTCAAGCATTTGAAATACAACAATATCATATCCCTTCAAGCCAGGCCGAAACCATGCCTTGACGATAGTTTCGACTGCATTTGGCTTCGACCAAAAGGACTGAAGCTAAATGCCTATGAATTCCTCGATATTTTTCTTACTGAGGGAGAAAAACTTATTCGTATTAAAACTGATGTGATGGCTATACGCGAGGAAGGAATACGTTTCTCTCTCCCTGATACCTGCTATGAACTCGGACATCAGCGGGTAAAAAGGTATTCATGTGAAGGCGTTCAGGTTGATTTCATTCAAAACGGTACAGTTTTTTCCGGACGTCTTTTGGATTTTGGCGCTGTTTCATTCTGCGTAGAAGTATCAACAGTACCGCCTCAATCCTTCTATTGGGTAAATCCTGAATGCCCCGTCTATATAGTTTTTAAAGACGAACAGGATACTTTTTATTCAGGGTCATGCAGAATCACCAGACAAACCGATGGTCAGAAAACGAGGTCATTCATACTAGAATCCATTGACAAACAGATGCGCAGGTTTAAACCTAAAAAATACCGTAGTTCAAGGCACAAACTGATACCTTCGCCCAATATCATTTTCCTGCATCCCTTAACCAGTAAGATGATCAATCTGGAGGTTGAAGACCTGGCAGGTTCGGGTTTATCTGTGAAGGAGTATTACTACAATTCCATACTTCTGCCGGGTATAATCGTGCCTGAACTTTTTATAGAATTTGCAGATGGTTTTAAGCTCAAGTGCAAGGCACAGGTTGTTTACAGGAATACAGCCAGAACCAAAGACAGCACAATGTTTGTAAGGTGTGGTATTGCTTTTCTGGATATGGATATTCATGACCAGGGAAGGCTTTCAGGCATTCTGCATCATGTAGCGAACAAAAAAACCTACGCCTGCAACTGGGTGGACCTGGATGCCCTGTGGAAGTTCTTTTTTGAGACGGGTTTTGTATATCCAGGGAAATATGCCCTTATGCATAACAATAAGGAACGGTTTAAAGAGACGTATGAGAAGCTGTACATAAAAAATCCCGGTATAGCAAGGCATTTCATTTATCAGAGTAATGGGATAATTCATGGACATATATCTATACTCCGTTTTTATGAGAATACGTGGTTGCTTCACCACCATGCCGCGAGCAGGTCAAGTGACAGCATGGCGGGTCTTGTTGTGTTGGGCCAGGTTGAGCGGTATATAAACGATTTCCACCGCCTCTATTCAACACACATGAACTATGTTATTTGCTACTTCAGGCCAGACAACCGTTTTCCTCATAGGGTATTTGGTGGAGTTACGGAATCGATACATGACCCTAAAGGGTCTTCCATCGATCCTTTTGCCTATTTTCATCATCATAAAAATGCAAATCAAGTAGAAATGTCAGCTTTGTGGTCGCTTACGAAAGTGCAACCGGAAGACCTTACGGAGCTTGAAAGCTTTTATGAATATACGTCCGGAGGTCTTATGATACACGCCCTGGATTTGGAGCAAAGTATGCTTGATAGTGACGAACTCAGCAGAGAATATCAACGGCTTGGTTTTAAGAGGGAACGGAGACTCTTCTCTCTGAAGAAAGAGGGTATCCTTAAGGCTTTTATCATGTTAAACATCTCTGACACAGGGCTGAACATGTCAGACCTGACCAATTGCATTCATATTATAGTGCTGGAGTCTGAAGATGTTCCCCGCGATGCCCTTTATTCCTGCCTGTATAAGCTATCAAACTACTATGAGCAGGAAAAAATCCCGATACTCCTTTACCCTGTCAGCTATGCTGAAGAGCAGTCAATACCTTATGATAAGGTGTATAATTTGTGGATACTGAATATGCAGTATACGGATCAGTACTTTGAGTTCATGGAGGGTTTATTTAGTCGTGTTCAAAAGGATAGATTTAAGAATAGCGCAAATTTTGGGTAA
- a CDS encoding methyltransferase domain-containing protein, giving the protein MQGKEYLMENDEEALRLDIKTDTSVVEKQALWAGIETGMRVADIGCGSGKTTSILHKLVQPDGVAIGVDGAEKRIEFAKERYGVKRIEFICKDIPEPLNDLGVFDFVWVRFLLEYYRLNSFNIVKNISEIVKPGGILCLIDLDHNCLNHFGLSPRLETTLFAIMKYLEEKADFDPYMGRKLYSFLYDLGYQDINIDVASHHLIFGELKDADAFNWMKKFEVVSGKINFHFKEYEGGYREFLDEFNEFFTNPRRFTYTPVICCRGRKPMA; this is encoded by the coding sequence ATGCAGGGCAAAGAATACTTAATGGAAAATGATGAAGAGGCTTTGCGTTTGGACATAAAAACAGATACAAGCGTTGTTGAGAAACAGGCCCTCTGGGCAGGTATAGAGACAGGAATGCGTGTAGCTGATATTGGCTGTGGTTCAGGAAAAACAACCTCTATACTTCATAAATTGGTTCAACCTGATGGTGTGGCAATAGGTGTGGATGGCGCGGAAAAAAGAATTGAATTTGCTAAAGAACGTTACGGTGTCAAAAGAATAGAATTTATATGTAAAGATATACCGGAACCCCTCAACGACCTGGGGGTGTTTGACTTTGTATGGGTCCGCTTTCTTCTGGAATACTATCGTTTGAATAGTTTCAATATCGTTAAGAATATATCCGAAATTGTAAAACCCGGGGGTATTTTATGTCTGATTGATCTTGACCATAATTGCTTAAACCATTTTGGTCTTTCTCCAAGGCTGGAAACGACCCTCTTCGCTATAATGAAATATTTAGAAGAAAAAGCAGATTTTGACCCTTACATGGGGAGAAAGCTTTATTCTTTCCTGTATGATCTTGGTTATCAGGATATAAACATAGATGTTGCCTCACATCACCTGATATTTGGGGAATTAAAGGATGCCGATGCCTTCAACTGGATGAAAAAATTTGAAGTTGTCTCAGGAAAGATAAATTTCCATTTTAAAGAATATGAGGGGGGATATAGAGAGTTTTTGGATGAATTTAATGAATTTTTTACTAATCCCAGAAGATTTACCTACACGCCGGTAATTTGTTGCCGTGGACGTAAACCTATGGCTTAG
- a CDS encoding DUF4160 domain-containing protein, translating into MPTISMFYGIIIRMYCSPREHNPPHVHAYYQDYKAIIDICACEVSEGKLPPKQTKLVLAWAEIHKEELLADWELASKGELPFPIEPLK; encoded by the coding sequence ATGCCAACTATCTCTATGTTTTACGGAATCATTATCAGGATGTATTGTTCTCCGAGAGAACATAACCCTCCGCACGTCCACGCATATTATCAAGACTACAAGGCCATTATTGATATTTGTGCATGTGAGGTATCAGAAGGTAAGTTGCCACCAAAACAAACGAAACTTGTTTTGGCATGGGCTGAAATTCATAAGGAAGAACTTTTAGCTGATTGGGAATTAGCATCAAAAGGCGAACTTCCTTTCCCAATCGAACCTTTAAAATAA
- a CDS encoding DUF2442 domain-containing protein: MYLSVISVKPLDGCKLLIKFENEEERIFDVSPYFNIGKFAELKDISMFNTVTVKFDTIEWANHLDIDPEVLYEKSIKVETQHITNQSR; this comes from the coding sequence ATGTATTTGTCGGTAATAAGCGTAAAGCCATTAGATGGGTGTAAGCTTTTGATTAAATTTGAAAATGAGGAAGAAAGAATTTTTGACGTCTCACCGTATTTTAACATAGGTAAATTTGCAGAATTAAAAGATATTTCCATGTTTAACACTGTAACTGTCAAGTTTGATACGATAGAATGGGCAAATCATTTGGATATTGATCCAGAAGTATTGTATGAAAAAAGTATTAAAGTAGAAACTCAACACATAACAAATCAGTCGAGGTGA